The DNA window ATTTAATAGCAACCACTTAGAGCATCCAGACCATGCAGGAGGCTGGAATCTCCAGGGAGCTCTGGATCTAAGCAGGTAGGCAGGGCAGGAAGAGATGTGTGCGAGGGGACAGGGAAAGATGTTTTGGAGGTAAGGCTGACAGATGCGTTGGCGACAGGTTGAGAGGAATGGGCAGGAATTTGGTTTCAGGCCCAAGGCAGTGGGAGCAGAGGCAGCGATGAGAACACAGCAGGTGTGTGTTAGATACGGGGAGAcctggatgagcctggaggatgGTGAGGCCAGACAGGAATGGGGGAGCGCCGCTCTGGGCAAGGGGAGAGGAAGTGGGGCAGGTGTGGGGGTGTCACCTGGTGTGGGGATGACTGCACAGCTCCCTGTTACTCTCCTTCTTTCCCAGCTCCTGAAACTGGGCACTGGTCTCCTGGAAAGTGGGCGCCATTACCTTGCTGCCAGCCGTGCCTTCATTGTCGGCATTTGTGACCTGGCCCACCTGGGTCCACCAGAACCCATGATGGCGGTATACGGAGGGTCTGCATCTGGGTGGGAAGGGGTCTGGGGTGAGGAGGTGATGCCGTGGAAGAGGAGGGTTGGCCTGGGGTCTGCAGGTTCCAGGCCAGAGCGGGGCTGGGCTGTCGTCCTAGATAGCCACAGCAGGCTGGGTCTCGAGTCGGGAGGGCGCTGCCACCCCACGCCTGGTACTCTTTCTATGCCTCTGTTTGCCTAGGAGTGTCTGGAAAAATTCACCGTGAGCCTGAACCACAAGCTGGACAGCCATGCGGTAAGTAGGGGAAGATAGGGATTGCGGGGGTGGTGGCCAGGTCGCCTGTGGTCCTGACCCCAACCTACGAACTTCTCCTTCCCTCAGGAGCTTCTAGATGCCACCCAACACACACTGCAGCAGCAGATCCAGACCCTGGTCAAAGAGTGagatggggccgggcgcagtggctcacgcctgtaatcccaacactttgggaggattgcttgagcccaggagttcgacaccaacctagccaacatggcgacactctgtctccacaaaaaatacaaaaattaggccaggcgcggtggctcatgcctatgatcctggcactttggaaggccaaggcgggtgaatcgcctgaggtcgggagtttgagaccagcctgtctaacatggcaaaaccccagctctactaaaaaataccaaaaaaaaaagaaaaaagaaaaaagaaaaaaccaattagtggggcatggtggcaggtgcctgtaatcccatctactcaggaggccgaggcaggagaatcacttgaaccaaggaggtggaggttgcagtgagccaagatcatgctactgcactccagcctgggaaacacagtgagactctgactcaaaaaaaaaaaaaaaaaaaaaaaaaaaaatagctgggcgtcgtggcacaTGTATGttgtcccagcttcttgggagcctgaagcaggagaattgcttgagtctggaggtcaaggctgcggtgagccgtgattgtgccactgtactccaccctgggtaacagagcaaaagaccctgtctcaaaaaaaaaagaggcggaGTGAGATGGGAGGGAAAGGGGTCTTATTTCTCGGAAACCAGCCCCGCCGCCCTCTTCCCATGACCACAGGGGCCTCCCCAGTGGTGGAGTTGTGAGATTGGGGGTTTCTGGTGTCCTGAATTCCATCCCAGGGATCTCCTTGGGTTTCCCACACGCAGAGACTAACTGAAAGGACATGAGGGCTTTACCCTGGGAATGCTCTGCTGGGGCAGGTGGGTGTTAGCTGCGATTCTGTGTCATCTTCCCATCCTCAGAGGTCTTCGGGGTTTCCGAGAGGCTCGCCGGGATTTCTGGCGGGGGGCTGAGAGCCTGGAGGCTGCCCTGACCCACAACGCGGAGGTTCCCAGGCGccgggcccaggaggcagaagaggCAGGAGCTGCTTTGAGGACGGCGCGAGCTGGCTACCGGGGACGGGCACTGGATTATGCCCTGCAGGTGCCTGCCCCAACCTGTCTTCCTGGGGTACCAGAGCCTCAGGTGTCACCTCGAGGCTGGGGGGTCCCCACTGTGCAGTGGGAAGGGGTGCTGTGttttcaagactaacctggggtCTTTTTACGTCCTCAGATCAATGTGATTGAGGACAAGAGGAAGTTTGACATCATGGAGTTTGTGAGTTGTGGTGGGGGTGAGGGCAGGGTGAAGAGAAGCCTGCTACCAGCAcaagggaaaggggagaggggtTCTTCCTCAGCCCACCCACTGCCCACCTTGTCCCCCAGGTGCTGCGTTTGGTGGAAGCCCAAGCTACCCATTTCCAGCAGGGCCACGAGGAGCTGAGCCGGCTGTCCCAGTATCGAAAGGAGCTGGGTGCCCAGGTGGGGCCCCCAGGGCACAGCAGGTGGTGGAGGGAGCTTAGGGACTCCTAACTGGGGGGCCTTGGGCATCTGAGATGCCCTTCCTGTGCCCAGTTGcaccagctggtcttgaattctgcACGAGAGAAGAGGGACATGGAGCAGAGACACGTGCTGCTGAAACAGAAGGtgaggggccaggtgcggtggcccacgaCCGtcatcccaacatgttgggaggctgaggtgggaggatcgcttgaggcctggagttcaagattagcctagGCATCgtagtgaaactgcatctctacagaaaaatttaaaattagctggtgtggtggcacgcacctgtagtcctagctactcaggaggctgaggcgggaggatcacttgagcccaagagttcaagactgcagtagctatgatcacacgactgcacttaagcctgggtgaaagaacaagaccctgtctctaaaaataaactttaaaaaatatttcaacaagCAAAAAGTGAGGGCTAGGGCTGTGGGCAGGAGGCAGATGCCTGTGGCCTTGGTCTCTGCCCATCTCAGTTGCCCTTTGATCCTCTTGTGCCTCCAGGAGCTGGGTGGGGAGGAGCCAGAACCAAGCTTAAGAGAGGGGCCCAGTGGCCTGGTGATGGAAGGACATCTCTTCAAACGGGCCAGCAACGCATTTAAGACCTGGAGCAGGTGAGAAGAGGACACCCCAATCAGCCTACCCCACCCAATTATGTATTTTTGAGTGGTAATAGCACGCTAAGCAGTGCAAGGAAAAACGGACGAACCCCCCTGCCTTAGTAGAGTTTATATTCCATCAGCAAAGGCAGACGATAAACCTAGTCGGTAAATTATGTGCTATGTTAGAAAGTGATAGTGCTATAGGAGAAAGATAATAAAGCAAGGAATGTGGGGAGCTGGGTAGGGGTTGCAGTTCTAAATAGCTGGGCAGTGTGGGCTTCATGAGAAGGTAACTTTTGAACAAAGACTTGAAGGATATCTGGGGGAAGAAAGTTCTAGACAGAAGGAAGAGCCAGTGCCAAGGCCCTGAGATAGCTGGGGAGTTGGAAGAGCAGGGTGGTGGCCCTGGGTCTGGACAGAGTGAGGGAGGAGGATGTGTAGGAGATGAAACTGGAGCTAATGGGGGCATGAGTCATTATAGGGCCATATAGATTTTTGTAGGCATTTGGGGTCTACTCTGAGGGCAATTGGGAGCCACTATAGGGTTTGGAACAGGATGGCAGCATGCTGTGACTTGACTCCTTCCCCTTCGAGGGCCACTGCTAGCCCATATGGGATCTCTGTGCAAATTAGAGAATGGAGCCGCTTCcccaagatacttttttttttctgttttttgagatggggtgtcactctgttgcccaggctggagtgcagtggtgcagtcctggctcactgcaacctccgccccctgagttcaagtgatcctccctcctcagcatcctaaatagctgggaccacaggtgtgtgccaccatgcctggctaatttttgtatttttggtagagacagggtttcagcatgttgcccaggctggtcacaaactcctgacatcaagcaatccgcccaccttggcctcccaaattgctgggattacaggcgtgagccactgtacctggcccccaagattctttcttttttctttttgacagagcctcgctctgttgcccagcctggagtgcagtggtgcgatctcggctcactgcaacctccgcttcctgggttcaagcaattctcctgcctcagcctcccaagtaggtgggattacaggcccctgccaccatgcccggctaatttttgtatttttagtagagatggagttccaccatattggtcagggtggtctcaaactcctgaccttgggtgatccaccaccctcatcggcctcccaaagtgctaggactacaggtgtgagcccagcctaaatagtattttttaaattgtagcaaTAGACACTTTATTAGAAGAATAATTTTACTGCCATCTGCTGGAAAGTTGTCTTCATAACTATATGAAATCTGGATTGTCCAAGATATGACTAAATAGCATCCTTTAGATGTTCCAGGCTGCACAACTGTCCACCCTTCTCTGGAATGTCTCGTGGAACAGTCAGCCCAGGTGTCTCTCCTCTCAGTAAGATCCTCATGGGCAAAGAGCACAGCCTCTCTTCCGTCCCTCATCCTAAAGCTGCCCATGTCTATAATGATTTCCTTCTCTCACAGACGCTGGTTCACCATTCAGAGCAACCAACTGGTTTACCAGAAGAAGTACAAGGTGAGTGGGCCTGGGTCCTGGATGCCTGGGCCCCAGGGAGACTCAGCCCTTGCCTGCAGCTGGACATCTGCCCCCTTATCACCTTATCCTGCCAGGACCCTGTGACTGTGGTGGTGGATGACCTTCGTCTTTGCACAGTGAAACTCTGCCCTGACTCAGAAAGGCGGTTCTGCTTTGAGGTGGTGTCCACCAGCAAGTGAGTGCAATCCCCAGGGGTGATACTCTAATATATCTAAACAGTTGCCAATCTGAAAGGCAGGGCCCACGACAATGGAGGGCCCCCCATGCAGCTCCAGACCTTAATTTAATCCTTTGGTGGCTGTACTGGGGGGCCAATGTGGAAGAGGGTACAGGGTGATGGAGGATATTCAGGAGGCTATTACCAACTGGTACAGAAGTCTTTCAATGCAACTGGAACGGGCTGAACACTGGCTGAATCCTGCTCATCCTGCCACTTTGCTTCCCAGGCCTCAGACCCCTCTGCCATCTCCCTCACCCTCCTACCTAGGTCCTGCCTCCTCCAGGCTGACTCAGAGCGCCTCCTGCAGCTGTGGGTCAGTGCTGTGCAGAGCAGCATCGTTTCTGCCTTCAGTCAGGCTCGCCTTGATGACAGCCCCCGGGGTCCAGGCCAGGTAAATTAACCTGGGGGTGCGGAGCCAGGCTGCCCATGGAGATGGGGCACCCCTTACCCTAGGCcaccctttcttctcttctccaggGCTCGGGACACCTGGCCATAGGCTCTGCTGCCACCCTGGGCTGCGGTGGAATGGCCAGGGGAAGGGAGCCTGGGGGAGCCGGGCACGTGGTGGCACAGGTCCAGAGTGTGGATGGCAATGCCCAGTGCTGCGACTGCCGGGAGCCAGCCCCAGAGTGGGCCAGCATCAACCTTGGTGTCACCCTCTGCATTCAGTGTTCCGGCATCCACAGGTTACTCCATGAGGCCCAGGCGGGAGCCCCACTCCTTCGGGCCACAGTGCAGCTCCAATAGAGAGCTCATCACACCGGCCCCTTTTCCTTCCCTATCCTGGCTTCCTCTCTTAGCTTCTGGCTTTGTCACTGGGTACCAGGCCTGGGCCCAAGCCTGTGGGGTGCCAGTTGGACCCAGGTGGGCCTGGCCCCTCTGTGTTCTAGTCTGGCCAGAATTGGGGGATACCCAGAATTTGTTGGCTTGGTTGGAAGAAGTGTGGGGTCAAGGCTGCTGAGGGTGGGGGAGCCAATGAAGACTAGGCAGAGAAACAGTCATGAGGCCTTAGCAAGTGTCTAAGGCCCTTGCCCCCTGCCTCAGTGTGGTGGAAGAGAGGTGACATGGGAGAGGTTGTCCAGGCCAAAATGTCACTAGAGAAGGGAGGTGGCTGGAGCCTTGAAACGAAACCTAAGGAAGAAGGAATCAGTGACGAGGCAGGGTCCTGCCAGGGCCAGGTCAAGGCTACATGGCGGATACATGGCCGCAGCTGCCCTGCTTCCTGGGCCAGCATCTCCGCATGGGCCCCTATGCCAGCCTTGCCTCCCAGTGTCttcaggagcagcagcagctgccCAGGCCACTGCCCCACACGGGGCCTGACCCTCCCCTCTGGCCCTCCAGGAGCCTTGGTGTTCACTTCTCCAAAGTCCGGTCTCTGACCCTTGACTCATGGGAGCCAGAACTAGTGAAGGTAACTTGGGGTATTGTGAAGATTGGGGGCAAGAACTTGGGGCAGGGCAAGGACATGGGGGTGCAGGGGCGTGACCCCTGAGGAATCACTCACCCCCACCTTACCTGtccctgcctctgcctgggcctcccgaagCTCATGTGCGAGCTGGGAAATGTCGTCATCAACCAGATCTATGAGGCCCGTGTGGAGGCCATGGCAGTGAAGAAACCAGGGCCCAGCTGCTCCCGGTAAGCTTGGGGTTTAGCCTCCCAGGGGAATGGGGGATACCTGGAGCAAGAGGAGGGAAGACTGCGTGCTTCTCCCCTCCCACAGGCAGGAGAAGGAGGCCTGGATTCATGCTAAATATGTGGAGAAGAAGTTCCTGACCAAGCTGCCTGAGATTCGAGGGCGAAGAGGTGGCCGGGGGCCCCCAAGGGGGCAGCCTCCTGTGCCCCCAAAGCCTTCCATCAGGCCCCGGCCAGGGAGCTTGAGATCCAAGCCAGGTATAGGGTTGGTTGGGCATtcactgagcacctgctgtgtactTGGCACCGTGCTGGGTCCCGCAGGGAGGCACAGACTGTGAAGCCCAGGTCCTCCCCTGGAGAACGTCGGAGGGACCGGACTGCCGTTTCAGGGGTTACAGTGGAGTGTGACATGAAGAATGGGAAGGAATGTGGGGCTGGGTGTGGGCAGGGAGGTTAAGGGGTGCCAGCAGCATGAGAAAAGCGGGGGGGTGGGTTTGGCTGGAGCAGCAGGGGTTGAGAGCTGAGGCCGAGTGTCAGGCAGTCAGCTCACCTGTGTCATCCCAGCAGTTGGGGTGGTTGGACTGGATGAGGTGGTGATGCCGTCTCTCCCCCACACCCTAGGGAACTCGTACACATGCATACTCACACTTACACATACCCACGCCTGCACACTATTCCCTCCACAGTCCCAAGCTCCCCACCATTTAGAAGAGACATGTCCCGTTATAGCATCGGGGCACTGTGCTGAGGGTTTTCTTCCCGGACTCGGAGCTGCTCCCCCTAAAAGAACCAAATCCCCCGAACAGAGCCCCCCTCTGAGGACCTGGGAAGCCTGCACCCCGGGGCCTTGCTGTTTCGAGCGTCTGGGCATCCTCCATCTCTTCCCACCATGGCCGATGCCCTTGCCCATGGAGCTGATGTCAACTGGGTCAATGGGGGCCAAGAGAATGCCACGCCGCTGATCCAGGCCACAGCTGCTGTGAGAGCCCTGGcgacctccccaccccaccctaggGCTCTGACACCTACTCCTGACTCTAGGCCCTGCCCTTACCTCCTCTTCCCACCACCTGTTCCCTAGGGCCTCCACCCATAGAGAGACACCAGCAACAGAGACTGGCTGCTAAGAGTGTGTGATTTGGAGGCAGAGAACCTGAGTTTGAACCCAGGCTCTCACCCCTTACAGGAGACTTTTAACAATCTcagtctcatctgtaaaatagtaaCATACCTCATAAGCTTGTACCACAGATTTATATGTGAATACATGCAAAGAGCTAGAGTCAAGACTGAGTTAGCTGTAACCCCTTCTACACTCCTGATTAACACACCCCACCCTCCCATTCTCTGAACTGGCGCCATCCTAAGACATCTTGAAATCCACCACTAGGGATGCCACCCTCAACCCCCCTTCTCGATTTCTCCATGCAGAATTCTCTTCTGGCCTGTGAGTTTCTCCTCCAGAACGGGGCGAATGTGAACCAAGCAGACAGTACGGGCCGGGGCCCGCTGCACCACGCAACCATTCTTGGCCACACAGGGTAGGGATGACAGCCATGGGGAGGAAGGCTGGGAGGAGTTGGGTGGCCGGCTGACCCTGGCTCTTCTCTCCAGGCTCGCCTGCCTGTTCCTGAAACGGGGGGCTGATCTGGGGGCTCGAGACTCTGAAGGCAGGGACCCTCTGACCATCGCCATGGAAACAGCCAACGCTGACATCGTCACCCTGTGAGAATGAATGCCTGAAGGGGAGGGGCTGGCTGGCGCTGgagccccaccaccaccccccgcCCACTTTCGGGCGGGCGGGGCTGATGCAGAAACAGGAGCCTGCCGGTGGGGCCTGGGGAAGGGCTGGGCCAGCGCCTGGGCCAGGCTCAAGAAAGGCTGCGCCAAGTGTGCATTGGGGCGTGGAGTAGAAGGCAGGCGGGAGGGCGGCCAGGGTGCGAGGATGCTTGGCCCACCCTGAGAGGCGTCATTCGCCCATCAACATGGCCGTCAGGCATCTTTTTAGCACTAGATGTG is part of the Chlorocebus sabaeus isolate Y175 chromosome 16, mChlSab1.0.hap1, whole genome shotgun sequence genome and encodes:
- the ACAP1 gene encoding arf-GAP with coiled-coil, ANK repeat and PH domain-containing protein 1 isoform X2; protein product: MTVKLDFEECLKDSPRFRASIELVEADVSELETRLEKLLKLGTGLLESGRHYLAASRAFIVGICDLAHLGPPEPMMAECLEKFTVSLNHKLDSHAELLDATQHTLQQQIQTLVKEGLRGFREARRDFWRGAESLEAALTHNAEVPRRRAQEAEEAGAALRTARAGYRGRALDYALQINVIEDKRKFDIMEFVLRLVEAQATHFQQGHEELSRLSQYRKELGAQLHQLVLNSAREKRDMEQRHVLLKQKELGGEEPEPSLREGPSGLVMEGHLFKRASNAFKTWSRRWFTIQSNQLVYQKKYKDPVTVVVDDLRLCTVKLCPDSERRFCFEVVSTSKSCLLQADSERLLQLWVSAVQSSIVSAFSQARLDDSPRGPGQGSGHLAIGSAATLGCGGMARGREPGGAGHVVAQVQSVDGNAQCCDCREPAPEWASINLGVTLCIQCSGIHRSLGVHFSKVRSLTLDSWEPELVKIYEARVEAMAVKKPGPSCSRQEKEAWIHAKYVEKKFLTKLPEIRGRRGGRGPPRGQPPVPPKPSIRPRPGSLRSKPEPPSEDLGSLHPGALLFRASGHPPSLPTMADALAHGADVNWVNGGQENATPLIQATAANSLLACEFLLQNGANVNQADSTGRGPLHHATILGHTGLACLFLKRGADLGARDSEGRDPLTIAMETANADIVTLLRLAKMREAEAAQGQAGDETYIDIFRDFSLMASDDPEKLSRRSHDLHTL
- the ACAP1 gene encoding arf-GAP with coiled-coil, ANK repeat and PH domain-containing protein 1 isoform X1, translated to MTVKLDFEECLKDSPRFRASIELVEADVSELETRLEKLLKLGTGLLESGRHYLAASRAFIVGICDLAHLGPPEPMMAECLEKFTVSLNHKLDSHAELLDATQHTLQQQIQTLVKEGLRGFREARRDFWRGAESLEAALTHNAEVPRRRAQEAEEAGAALRTARAGYRGRALDYALQINVIEDKRKFDIMEFVLRLVEAQATHFQQGHEELSRLSQYRKELGAQLHQLVLNSAREKRDMEQRHVLLKQKELGGEEPEPSLREGPSGLVMEGHLFKRASNAFKTWSRRWFTIQSNQLVYQKKYKDPVTVVVDDLRLCTVKLCPDSERRFCFEVVSTSKSCLLQADSERLLQLWVSAVQSSIVSAFSQARLDDSPRGPGQGSGHLAIGSAATLGCGGMARGREPGGAGHVVAQVQSVDGNAQCCDCREPAPEWASINLGVTLCIQCSGIHRSLGVHFSKVRSLTLDSWEPELVKLMCELGNVVINQIYEARVEAMAVKKPGPSCSRQEKEAWIHAKYVEKKFLTKLPEIRGRRGGRGPPRGQPPVPPKPSIRPRPGSLRSKPEPPSEDLGSLHPGALLFRASGHPPSLPTMADALAHGADVNWVNGGQENATPLIQATAANSLLACEFLLQNGANVNQADSTGRGPLHHATILGHTGLACLFLKRGADLGARDSEGRDPLTIAMETANADIVTLLRLAKMREAEAAQGQAGDETYIDIFRDFSLMASDDPEKLSRRSHDLHTL
- the ACAP1 gene encoding arf-GAP with coiled-coil, ANK repeat and PH domain-containing protein 1 isoform X3; translated protein: MMAECLEKFTVSLNHKLDSHAELLDATQHTLQQQIQTLVKEGLRGFREARRDFWRGAESLEAALTHNAEVPRRRAQEAEEAGAALRTARAGYRGRALDYALQINVIEDKRKFDIMEFVLRLVEAQATHFQQGHEELSRLSQYRKELGAQLHQLVLNSAREKRDMEQRHVLLKQKELGGEEPEPSLREGPSGLVMEGHLFKRASNAFKTWSRRWFTIQSNQLVYQKKYKDPVTVVVDDLRLCTVKLCPDSERRFCFEVVSTSKSCLLQADSERLLQLWVSAVQSSIVSAFSQARLDDSPRGPGQGSGHLAIGSAATLGCGGMARGREPGGAGHVVAQVQSVDGNAQCCDCREPAPEWASINLGVTLCIQCSGIHRSLGVHFSKVRSLTLDSWEPELVKLMCELGNVVINQIYEARVEAMAVKKPGPSCSRQEKEAWIHAKYVEKKFLTKLPEIRGRRGGRGPPRGQPPVPPKPSIRPRPGSLRSKPEPPSEDLGSLHPGALLFRASGHPPSLPTMADALAHGADVNWVNGGQENATPLIQATAANSLLACEFLLQNGANVNQADSTGRGPLHHATILGHTGLACLFLKRGADLGARDSEGRDPLTIAMETANADIVTLLRLAKMREAEAAQGQAGDETYIDIFRDFSLMASDDPEKLSRRSHDLHTL